The following coding sequences are from one Thamnophis elegans isolate rThaEle1 chromosome 5, rThaEle1.pri, whole genome shotgun sequence window:
- the HPDL gene encoding 4-hydroxyphenylpyruvate dioxygenase-like protein, giving the protein MSAVLKRLCYIGFHVLHGQQLASHLVQRFGFELFAIREAERKRQQAFRRGDAIFVVNEEQELTEKTFSSSDLPSDCYKHKGILYDVNLQYRVSTASNICFEVEDVPAISRNLQEKGCKILIPPTTEADEKGFVTYSVVMSIVGNVSHTLLDRSRYGGSFLPGFCEVSPKKFQKEQETVHFDHITYACLQGSSQAVLDWYKNCFGFQRFFIHHQDDASEGFRIQGEDMGLRLTAMQYSDDRLSPFEPDCKFVLAESLPMQKMGQVDTFLQQHEGAGIQHVALYTTDIVSTAAAMAKSGVSFFKPPVSYYNEKSKEEMQHIGQDLQLLKNQGILFDATVDDKGYSPSLLEKQYLMQIFTKPLFTEETFFIELIERHGAAGFGEGNVRALWKSVQDYMDQQQRPTLLENKA; this is encoded by the coding sequence ATGTCTGCTGTTCTGAAGCGGTTGTGTTACATTGGATTCCATGTTCTTCATGGCCAACAGCTGGCCAGTCACCTGGTGCAAAGGTTTGGCTTTGAACTGTTTGCTATACGGGAAGCAGAGAGGAAGAGGCAGCAGGCTTTCCGAAGAGGAGATGCTATTTTTGTTGTCAATGAAGAGCAGGAGCTGACTGAGAAAACCTTTTCATCTTCAGATTTACCTTCAGACTGCTATAAGCATAAAGGGATCCTGTATGATGTGAACCTGCAGTACAGAGTCAGTACAGCTTCCAATATTTGCTTTGAAGTAGAGGATGTCCCTGCAATCTCCCGAAATCTACAAGAGAAAGGCTGCAAGATCCTTATTcctcccaccactgaagcagatGAAAAGGGCTTTGTGACTTACTCCGTAGTGATGTCCATTGTGGGCAATGTCAGCCATACTCTTCTTGACCGATCCCGGTATGGTGGATCATTCCTGCCTGGTTTCTGTGAAGTTTCCCCCAAGAAATTCCAGAAGGAGCAGGAAACTGtacattttgatcacatcacctATGCCTGTCTGCAAGGTAGCTCACAAGCTGTGCTGGACTGGTACAAAAACTGTTTTGGCTTCCAGCGCTTCTTCATCCACCATCAAGATGATGCTTCAGAAGGCTTTCGGATTCAGGGGGAAGACATGGGCCTTCGTCTTACTGCCATGCAATACAGTGATGATCGATTGTCACCCTTTGAGCCTGACTGTAAATTTGTTCTGGCTGAGTCActgccaatgcaaaagatgggcCAGGTGGACACTTTCTTACAGCAGCATGAAGGAGCTGGCATCCAGCATGTGGCCCTTTATACCACAGACATTGTAAGTACTGCTGCAGCCATGGCAAAGTCAGGAGTAAGCTTTTTCAAACCCCCCGTATCCTATTACAATGAGAAAAGCAAAGAGGAGATGCAGCACATTGGGCAAGATCTTCAGCTCCTGAAAAACCAGGGCATCCTTTTTGATGCAACAGTAGATGACAAAGGATATAGCCCTAGCCTCCTCGAGAAGCAATACCTGATGCAGATCTTCACTAAGCCTCTTTTTACAGAAGAGACCTTCTTCATAGAACTCATTGAGCGCCATGGGGCTGCAGGTTTCGGTGAGGGAAATGTCCGGGCTCTTTGGAAATCTGTACAGGATTATATGGATCAGCAGCAAAGACCCACTCTACTCGAGAACAAAGCCTGA
- the LOC116509236 gene encoding selenoprotein Pb-like — MGYLPPTTKALLLGLVISATVAEGVVVENQTRICQPAPLWKTNGIDPMAGMEGQVTVVVLLKASUQFCLTQAASLGSLREKLSGDGVANVSFMIVNEKTPSSRAMYWELKRHAPKGIPVYQQQILEPDVWQILQGNKDDFLIYDRCRKLTFHIQLPYSFLHLPYVEAAVRYTFRKDYCGNCSWYYLNSRQEVNNTASIPVMTTEAPRDKVKSLEVLKSRPEKKNQEAPNFKQSHSHHGGTNTAQPSLHSQNHSVNHHTRESH, encoded by the exons ATGGGCTACTTGCCCCCGACCACAAAAGCCTTGCTGCTGGGACTGGTGATTTCTGCTACAGTAGCAGAAGGGGTTGTGGTTGAGAACCAAACTAGAATATGCCAACCGGCCCCACTCTGGAAGACAAATGGCATAGACCCAATGGCTGGAATGGAGGGCCAGGTGACAGTGGTGGTCCTTTTGAAAGCCAGCTGACAGTTCTGTCTCACGCAAGCAGCCAG CCTTGGCAGCTTGCGAGAGAAATTGTCTGGCGATGGTGTGGCCAATGTCAGTTTCATGATTGTGAATGAAAAGACCCCTTCCTCCAGGGCAATGTATTGGGAGCTCAAACGACATGCTCCCAAAGGCATTCCAGTTTACCAGCAACAAATCCTGGAACCTGATGTCTGGCAAATTCTACAGGGCAACAAGGATGACTTTCTGATATATGACAG GTGCAGGAAGCTCACTTTCCACATCCAGTTGCCATACAGTTTTCTGCATTTACCATATGTTGAGGCAGCTGTGCGCTACACATTCCGCAAAGACTATTGTGGCAATTGTTCCTGGTATTATCTGAACAGCCGCCAGGAG GTGAATAACACAGCAAGTATTCCTGTGATGACAACTGAGGCTCCCAGAGATAAAGTGAAGAGCCTGGAAGTTTTGAAAAGTCGGCctgaaaagaaaaatcaagaagcTCCTAACTTCAAACAGAGCCATTCCCATCATGGGGGAACTAACACAGCCCAACCATCCCTCCATTCACAAAACCATTCAGTTAACCATCACACAAGGGAATCCCACTAA
- the PRDX1 gene encoding peroxiredoxin-1, whose translation MSSGNAFIGKPAPDFKATAVMPDGQFKDIKLSDYKGKYVVLFFYPLDFTFVCPTEIISFSDRSDEFKKINCEVIGASVDSHFCHLAWINTPKKQGGLGSMRIPLVSDTNRLIAKDYGVLKDDEGISYRGLFIIDEKGILRQITINDLPVGRSVDETLRLVQAFQFTDKNGEVCPAGWQPGSDTIKPDVKQSKEYFSKQK comes from the exons ATGTCCTCAGGAAATGCTTTCATTGGGAAACCAGCCCCAGACTTCAAAGCCACAGCAGTAATGCCAGATGGGCAATTCAAAGATATTAAACTTTCTGACTACAAAG GAAAATACGTTGTATTATTTTTCTATCCACTTGATTTCACCTTTGTCTGCCCAACTGAAATTATTTCATTCAGTGACCGGTCTGATGAATTCAAGAAGATAAATTGTGAGGTGATTGGTGCTTCTGTTGATTCTCACTTTTGCCATCTAGCCTG GATCAACACTCCCAAAAAACAAGGTGGACTAGGCAGTATGCGCATTCCTCTGGTTTCTGATACAAATCGTCTAATTGCTAAAGATTATGGTGTACTAAAGGATGATGAAGGTATTTCTTACAG GGGCCTCTTTATCATTGATGAAAAGGGGATCCTGCGCCAGATCACAATCAATGATTTGCCTGTTGGTCGTTCAGTTGATGAGACACTCAGGCTAGTTCAGGCTTTTCAGTTTACAGACAAAAATGGAGAAG tgTGCCCAGCTGGTTGGCAACCTGGAAGTGACACTATCAAGCCAGATGTCAAGCAGAGCAAAGAGTATTTCTCCAAACAGAAATAA